A portion of the Juglans microcarpa x Juglans regia isolate MS1-56 chromosome 1D, Jm3101_v1.0, whole genome shotgun sequence genome contains these proteins:
- the LOC121252790 gene encoding serine hydroxymethyltransferase 4: MDPVNDWGNTPLQTVDPEIHDLIEKEKRRQCRGIELIASENFTSFAVIEALGSALTNKYSEGMPGNRYYGGNEFIDEIENLCRSRALQAFHLDPTKWGVNVQPYSGSPANFAAYTAVLQPHDRIMGLDLPSGGHLTHGYYTSGGKKISATSIYFESLPYKVNSTTGYIDYDKLEEKALDFRPKLIICGGSAYPRDWDYAKFRSVADKCGALLLCDMAHISGLVAAQEAANPFEFCDIVTTTTHKSLRGPRAGMIFYRKGPKPAKKGQPEDAVYDFEDKINFSVFPSLQGGPHNHQIGALAVALKQATSPGFKVYAKQVKANAVALGNYLMSKGYKLVTGGTENHLVLWDLRPLGLTGNKVEKLCDLCNITVNKNAVFGDSSALAPGGVRIGTPAMTSRGLVEKDFEQIGEFLHRSVTITLSIQKQYGKLLKDFNKGLVNNKDIESLKADVEKFSALFDMPGFLMSEMKYKD; the protein is encoded by the exons atGGATCCCGTAAACGATTGGGGAAACACGCCTCTCCAAACCGTCGACCCAGAAATCCATGACCTCATCGAGAAGGAGAAGCGCCGCCAATGCCGCGGCATTGAGCTTATCGCCTCGGAGAACTTCACCTCCTTCGCCGTCATCGAGGCCCTCGGCAGCGCCTTAACCAACAAGTACTCTGAGGGCATGCCCGGTAACCGTTACTATGGAGGTAACGAGTTCATCGACGAGATCGAGAACCTTTGCAGGTCTCGTGCCCTCCAGGCCTTCCACCTCGATCCCACCAAGTGGGGCGTCAATGTCCAGCCCTACTCCGGCTCACCTGCTAACTTTGCTGCCTACACGGCCGTGCTCCAACCCCACGACCGCATCATGGGTTTGGATCTTCCTTCCGGCGGTCACCTCACCCATGGCTACTACACCTCCGGAGGGAAGAAGATCTCCGCTACCTCGATTTACTTCGAGAGTCTACCCTACAAGGTGAATTCCACCACTGGGTATATCGATTACGATAAGTTGGAGGAGAAAGCCTTGGATTTCAGGCCCAAGTTGATCATTTGCGGTGGGAGTGCTTATCCCAGGGACTGGGATTACGCCAAGTTCCGCTCTGTCGCCGACAAGTGCGGCGCGCTGTTGCTTTGTGACATGGCTCACATTAGTGGTCTTGTTGCTGCTCAG GAAGCTGCAAATCCCTTTGAATTCTGCGATATAGTTACCACCACAACCCACAAGAGCTTGAGGGGTCCTAGGGCTGGTATGATCTTCTACAGGAAGGGGCCTAAACCAGCCAAGAAGGGCCAGCCAGAGGATGCAGTTTACGACTTTGAAGACAAGATCAACTTTTCTGTTTTCCCCTCTCTTCAGGGTGGTCCCCACAATCACCAGATTGGTGCCTTGGCTGTTGCTCTGAAACAGGCCACGTCACCTGGGTTCAAGGTCTATGCCAAACAGGTCAAGGCCAATGCAGTTGCCCTTGGAAACTACCTGATGAGCAAGGGATACAAGCTTGTCACCGGAGGAACTGAGAACCACCTTGTCCTGTGGGATCTTAGGCCTCTTGGGTTGACTg GCAATAAGGTCGAGAAGCTTTGTGACTTGTGCAATATCACCGTGAACAAGAATGCTGTGTTTGGTGATAGCAGTGCTTTGGCTCCGGGAGGAGTACGAATTG GTACCCCGGCCATGACTTCAAGAGGGTTGGTGGAGAAGGACTTCGAACAGATAGGAGAGTTCCTTCACCGGTCAGTGACTATCACTTTGAGCATCCAAAAGCAGTATGGAAAGTTATTGAAGGACTTCAACAAGGGCCTGGTTAACAACAAGGACATTGAGAGTCTCAAGGCTGATGTTGAGAAGTTCTCAGCCTTGTTTGACATGCCCGGCTTCCTGATGTCCGAGATGAAGTACAAGGATTAG